The sequence below is a genomic window from Lycium ferocissimum isolate CSIRO_LF1 chromosome 9, AGI_CSIRO_Lferr_CH_V1, whole genome shotgun sequence.
ACTTTAAGTCCACCAGGAGAAGAAATTCTATGAGCTATAGAGCAATATAAAATTGTCTCTACATGACCTATAAGTCACAAGTTTAAGTAAATCTATATGTCACAGGTTCAAGTGGTCTATAAGTCACGGATTCGAGCGATAAAATTCGCCACTGATAATTATATCAGGATAAACTGCCTAAATTACATCCTCTTGGATGAAATCTTCCTCGAACGTTGCGTGAATGTTTCATGTAGATATTTTTATCAAATGGTTTGAACACTTTAGAATCGAATCCACTTTCTCAATATATTAAGGAAGAAAATAATGTCAATCTGTCATCAACCAAAGAAATGGGGATCAAGGGAAGGAATATACTAAATTCCAttccatatacatacataattacATATACAGAAAGCACCATCTAAATTAAAGAATTCCCTTAATCTTTTTTGGGAGTTctaaaattcaacaaaaaactttattctgttatatccctgtgtttttcaaccaaaaatataaattttaaatctttcaaGAGAAAGCAAAGTGgcttaagaaaaacaaaaaacaaaatagaaCACAAGAAGTGGTTAGCAGCAactaaacttattttctttttcaagctCACACTAATGGTCTCTTCTCTTCATCTGCAATATTTTCTGGTGATAGGTTTGCCTCTTTGTGATGACTTCTCCTAGTTGTGTTATCCGATTTCACAGCTCGTGGGGGAGATTTACTGTCAGGCAAGAGCCGCGAAACAATTCCCATCGATATTAACAGCAATCCGGAGCAATGTTGTTCGGTTAGTGGCTTAGTAAAGATCAAGTATGATAACAACAATGTCACTGCCTTTCTTGCTGTTGTTACCTGTATGGCGAATAGATATTTAAGcgtttctttcattttaaaaaactaGAATTAGAGGATTAGACAATCAAAAGATTTACCATAGCAGTAGTGGCAGCCCCAAAAATAGCAATGAGTGATAAAACTGAAATTTGACCAATAAACGTGGCCATTGCTTCGAATACCAAGACCCCATAAACATATGGATGCTGCAAGTTACACAACAAATGTGAGTCTAATTATAACTTTCCAGCAGCCAGACGAAGAGAAATTCAACGTGTTCACCCAGAGGAAGATTATTATCAATATAAAGGTTTTAACTTTTAAGTGCAGTGTTATTTCTGACACCAATTCACAGAGTTCTACATAATTAATCATTTTCATTTACTAAATCTGTGTATATAAAAGAGGTAAATAACTAAGGATCAATTGAATATGGCGCATGCTGGTATAATGGTTGCTTCATTCTGTTTCACATTAAGTAGTTCTTACTGCACAAATCTGCCAAAGATTAAAGCAAATCTGTTGAGGAATGCCCAATTGAGTGAGATGTTTCTCTAGATCAAACCATTCGAAACGAATGTATTTTCTCAATTCGTTATTTTCCATATCTCAGGACAGACGAATAAAACAAGTGAACAAGGTATAGTCTAAAAAGAAACAGTAAGGGATTTCTTTGTTAACCTCAGAACACGATTTCCATGCAACAAAAAGTTCTCCTGTTAGTATCATCGGCAGAAGTAGAACAGGTGCGCCAACAACTGTTGAGCAGAATAGCATCTCCATCTGATAAGTTTTAGTGCAACAATCAAATTATTAAGATTATTAATACTTGACATATAACAGGTGACTTAATCAGTCATGTAAGCACCTGAGAGGTATCGGAATTCATGGTAAAAATTGCTTCCTGCAGATTACCAAGAAAAGAGTCCATCACCAGAGCACCAGTAATCATAATGACACCGATGATACTGAAGTTTGGAGAAGTATTGGCATCTGCTAATGTGAAAAATATCAACCCCCCAACAAAAAGAACGGCCGAGACATATTCTTGAACCGGGTATTTTCTCCTCAAGCTAGGCATAAAGGTGCCCACTACCATTACTGGTAGTACCTATACCCCAAAAACGAATGTAGCAGAATTAGACCAATGTAAAGTACTAAGACATCACATGTTTGTAATGAAAAAGTATAACAAGTAAGTTTTTAGTGATTATTTAGTCTTCTTCATAATATACCTTAGTCGATTTGAACATGATTTGTGCTGGATAGTTTAGATAAGCCAAGGAGCCCTTTGTTAATCCATGAGAACACATGAGTACAACAGCGAGCTTCACATAAGTTTTCCACGGGTTCACCATTTGCTTGGTGGTGAAACCCTGTAAACGTATGAGAAATAGATATACAAAGCCTTGAACAAAGGTAAAATACCACCCATAACTGAAACCAAGATTGAGAAAAAGTTCgtcacaaaaataataataatcaataatTATGTAATGATCAaggtgaagaaaataattaaaatttgaaggAAGACAGTAGCCTACCTGAATCCTAGTCGATTGTATACATACTCCTGCAAATTgcaaataagaaaattcaagcaTTTACTTTCCATTGCAATATGGAATCTGTCTAAAAACTGAGTCAGAACAAAATTAAGCCTAACAGGCTAATAGAAGAgacaaacatcataaaaacagCACTGAATATCAAAGGATTCaaacattttctggaaaatgGTTTCCTCCATACTGAACACACCCTAAATCCATCATAAGCACTGTTAAGGAATACACTTATGATTTGGAAGCAAAGGTAGAAATGAATTATAATAAAAGTTTCACATTAGTCAACTAAACAAGAATTACACTAAGAGTCCAATCTAAGATTTCATGTCAGTGTATGCAAAATACCAACACTACACGCACTATGCAAGAACAATTTCGCcccaattccaaactagttaGGGCCTATCCATTTCGCTTTATTTAGATCCATTTCATCCCATTATCCTATAATTTGAGGTTCTCTAATACTAGAAGCTCTCTACATTTCCTACTGACATACAAAAAGATTCCTAGCAACACTCAGCCCAATGTAAGCATAGTATTAGAACTAAGCCTT
It includes:
- the LOC132030455 gene encoding UDP-galactose/UDP-glucose transporter 2-like isoform X1, whose protein sequence is MKNDDQARFLFGISLSDRPKWQQFLICSSGFFFGYLVNGLCEEYVYNRLGFSYGWYFTFVQGFVYLFLIRLQGFTTKQMVNPWKTYVKLAVVLMCSHGLTKGSLAYLNYPAQIMFKSTKVLPVMVVGTFMPSLRRKYPVQEYVSAVLFVGGLIFFTLADANTSPNFSIIGVIMITGALVMDSFLGNLQEAIFTMNSDTSQMEMLFCSTVVGAPVLLLPMILTGELFVAWKSCSEHPYVYGVLVFEAMATFIGQISVLSLIAIFGAATTAMVTTARKAVTLLLSYLIFTKPLTEQHCSGLLLISMGIVSRLLPDSKSPPRAVKSDNTTRRSHHKEANLSPENIADEEKRPLV
- the LOC132030455 gene encoding UDP-galactose/UDP-glucose transporter 4-like isoform X2, which encodes MMIKQGSCLGFHYLIDPNGNNSLFALLVSSLVISLMAYEYVYNRLGFSYGWYFTFVQGFVYLFLIRLQGFTTKQMVNPWKTYVKLAVVLMCSHGLTKGSLAYLNYPAQIMFKSTKVLPVMVVGTFMPSLRRKYPVQEYVSAVLFVGGLIFFTLADANTSPNFSIIGVIMITGALVMDSFLGNLQEAIFTMNSDTSQMEMLFCSTVVGAPVLLLPMILTGELFVAWKSCSEHPYVYGVLVFEAMATFIGQISVLSLIAIFGAATTAMVTTARKAVTLLLSYLIFTKPLTEQHCSGLLLISMGIVSRLLPDSKSPPRAVKSDNTTRRSHHKEANLSPENIADEEKRPLV